GGTTTAGGCAAAAGCACTCAATCTGTTATGCAAGAAATTGATGCCAAatcctaataattttttatgtgtttcaaaaagaaagataaaGATTGAATCTGTATGTGATGGGTTTCCAATTTGATTGGTGGTCGGAGAAGATGATTGAGGAATGGAATTGGAGAGGCTTTGGTGGTAGAGGAACAGAGAAAGCCATGAGATTGGGTCATCTCTATTctcggtttttttttcttttcattatcaCTAAAGAGACGGATTTGCCCTTATAAAATTGAAGGAAATGAAGAAGACTAACAGTCAAACTAACGATATGTATTTATGCTGGATTGGGTTTTGAACCGAAGCACTGTTCTTAGGTTTTGTAAAGTATATAATCCTTAAATCAGTGTCCTTAAGTTCACGTACTGTTCttgaaaattttctaatttttaataAAATGAATAGGGTGTATaaggaagttttttttttcttttttaggaaAACAAAATCATATTCCATTAATAATATCAAACGACCTTACAAGGTCAAGCTTGAGGAGTTTTCTCATATTACATATCGATGCTCAATTATTCAAAGACAGAAAAGCAAAAGctaaaattcaaaaagaaagacATAATAGAAAAAAACCTACACCTACCTAACCCTAGATCAAAGCAACTGTCTTGAAATTTTAACACCTAAGACCTTCATGGTCTACATCGCAGCATCCAACATAGGAACAGTTTCAACCTAAGACAGTGTAGGCTATGCCACTCCCCAAAAGCCCATACCAAGccaaacccaaaagaaaacaggAGAAATAAAATGAGCTAGCCCAACCGGGCTATATTACTGCAGCCCGACCAGACTAAGACCTAATGGTCCAAAACCCACCCCATTCACCTCGTCACCCCAGATCACCCGGATCCAAACCTCTGAAGGAGTCGTACCCCATCACTGATCCAAGGGTCGACTTCAATCCTCCACCACCGACATGGTTTAGGGATAAAATTTCTTAGACCCTGACTTAGAATCAACAAACAATGATTAGAAAAGCCTTTTCAGACCACCGCCCCAAACACAGATCACAGCCTTTCTTGAGAACCGTGATCGCCACCTTAGCACCTGATCCGCAGTACCCAGGCAAGAACTGCACGTGGATTGAAGCTACGCTGGATCAAAATGCGCCGCCACCATATAGAAACACTAAAGCCACAACGCAATTACACCAACCTTCTCCGCCGCCATGCCTGTCGCCTCACACCCTCCTTTCATTAGAGCTCATTGTTGCCTGGTCTAGGGAAAGAAGGTTCATTGCCGCCACTACACGAAACATTACTAGGGTCGCTTTGAACCTAACAGAGGCCCTCAAGTCTGCATTTAGAATGGGAGTTTGCTTTAAAGGAAGTTTAAAGAAAAAgttgaataaaaaaattgaaggGGTGTGTGTTAAGGAATTAGGGTTGTGTATATAATTTCTCTTTCTCCAAACCTTTACTTGAGacaccaaaaaattataccaaatatCATGACAAGTGCCGCATCATCATTTTAATGGGGCAAATAATATGTATAGCTTCAGATCGTTAGAACAATTTATGAGAGTTTATTCGTAAAAGACATGTAGCTACACTTAAGACATTATTTGCATCAGTATTAATTGTGCAAAGCGGAATacttgcaacaaaaaaaaacaaaaaaagaatagaaaaaaaatactgAGCGCATACCAAGTGTTCAAAGTGGAATACTTAAACATGTCTGTAGAATACATTGGAAGTCAACACAACGTTATTGTTAGTTTGTATTTTGGACTCAACAAAACTAGCATAAACACCAAAAGAATGTTTACAAGATGGTCAAGGTTACTAGAATCTATTTGTGCACTATTAGCTTCTAATAGTTTCAATTAAATAATATGAAGATGGTGAATCCTTGAAGGCACGTATCTCTAAGAATAATATTGAGATCATACAACAATGCAGAGGAGTAGATTTTTCTATATACAAATATGTACAATTTAACTTAGGCAAATAGTATGTTTATGTAATTTCTAAAAATGTATATATCCTAGTGGTAACACCTTTTGATTAATATCTTTCACAGTTAtatttaaagaagaaaaaaaactctaaCCACCACAAAGCCGATAAGAACTAGCTGTTCTTCTCTTGTTGAAAAATTAAGAATTAGGGAATTTCCCACTCACACAATTTCTAGGGGGTAATTCTCAGTCACCCAAAATATTTTCATAATACTGAAAAGGGGTACAAGAGCAGCATAGCAGCATTTCTCTTTGTTGCACCATCATTTGTCCTTACCATCACATGGGGTTTGTccacttttgtttttaaaatctTTGTGTCAGATTGCATGTCtagaaaaaataaatcaatttttaaaatttcctttcatattataagtttttgttttaatgCTTACCTTAATATATTTACTAAATTCTTTAGTATTCATTACATAATTTGAAATGCAACATATAATTCCTAGGTCTGTGTTCTAAATAAATGTATGCCAAAATATCTATTAAAGATTGAGTCTTGAACATGTACAAGAACTGACACATTTTCTAGGGGGTCATTCTCAGTCACCCAAAATATTTTCATAATACCGAAAAGGGGTTTGTTTGTAATAGGCAAGAACTAAACACAGCAGCAATCAACTTAGGACATGCAAGGAATTTCTTTAAAAGAAAAGGACATTGATGTCTTTTTACAGCAAAAAGTTGTGTaagaattttaattttaatttttcactATCCAAAAAAAAGGGTGAAAAATAAAGGATTGCGTAAAATTTGTTTATAGTTTGACAAGTTCTTttacaacaaaacaaaatggaGATAGTTAGTTAAAGAGACAaattcaacatttccacaattgtAGTTGTTCAGAGTTCCATTCCTCTCTTAGTCTCTATTCTAGATTAGAGTAAAGCCATTGCAACTACGTAACAGCTCTTTCTCtttgaatcaaaactcaaaaaggtATCCTTGCATTTCAAATTTCCTGCAAGATTAACAAAGTTTGTAGTCAAATTTTCAATTCTGCTCGTCTAATTGGTTTATCTTATTTCTTTGCAGGAGTCTCAAAGTTTATTCATTCATTTCTATGTGAGTATTTGTGTTTATATGTAGGTTTTATTCGCAGTAATTTTTTTGTGTAACGCATAATGTGCTTTTTCGTACAAACTTTATTTGTTATTGTCATATTATACTAGATAACAATGAATTGAGTATCATAATGACGTTATTTCTCAAATTTCTAGTGGTCAAAACACCAAATCTTCATATAGAATAGATGTCTTGGGTTCAACTTTACTTTTCAATTTGCGTTCTATATTTTATCTAATGTTGAAATATGTTTACTATGATATGTAGGTTTTAACAAGTTACAAATACAAATGATTGCTTCGTCCTTTTGATAAGTACTAATAATAAAGTAGAAAGTGATAAGAAAATAAGTATTATTTTAGGAGAAAAGGGAAAGTAGAGAAGTGATAAGTATTGTTTtaggagaaaaaggaaaaacctTTTGTTCTCTAAAGATTAATTAGGCAACAAACTTGTTGTTACTTATTAGGATAGCACCTTGATCTTCTTGGACTTATGAACATGCATTAACCTATAGATCTGGATTTATGcctcttttttttccctctctttaaCTTGATTCATAAATGCTTGTTTTGGTGGAGTAATAATGAAGTATAGAACGTATGTTACCTGACCTTGGGTAATGAAACcacttcttgttttctttgaaaATGATGTAGCTATAGACCATAACATCCAAAACCGATTATGCTAAGTATGATTTAGTTACGCCATTCACTTTTTTCCCATTGAATCTATAGGCGAACCTAGTGTAATCAGTAttatcatatatttttttattctacAACTTTGAGTCTTTAGCTTATAATTATATAACAATTGAAATACGTTAATTGCAAAAACTGAGACTGAGCATTTTGACCTAAAAACCTGAGGAACCCGTCCAAATTGAACTAAAATTGACGATTTTGATCATTCTTTACGTCGAAAATTTACAGTTCAGTTTGAATTTGGGTTTAGACCGCATCTTAAGCTTCTCGGTTGGTCTTGGATCTTGATTTTAGAAAATTTGCTTTCAACCTAACCGACCCATTTTGAAAGGGTTagatacctttttttttctcttagtaTATGGTTTACTGTATCTCTCATTCGCATGttaaaacaatgaaaaaaacTTAGCTCTCTTCttcgccttcttcttcttcttctttttcttctcttcctttctTCGTCTCTTGGTCTGCAGTTTACTGTATCTCTTATTTGCAtaccaaaataatgaaaagaccttatctctcttcttcacattcttcttcttcttctattttctcttcTCAATTGTAACTCTATatttgcttcttctttcttgTATTTTGCATCTATCTAACTGCATACTTCCTCTTCAGTCAAGCTGAGTTTGATGAGTTTCATCATATCCATTCAACGATGATTATAGATCTAAGTGTTGAGAAAACAAGGTTATAGTGATGAAGGCATTCAATGATAAGAATTTTGAAGTCAATTCTATTCAAAAAAACCTATTCAAACTCATATAATTTTGAAAAATCGGGGGTTTTGAAAGATTTTTACGAAGATGTAATGAGCTTGAAAAACCAAAAGACCCAAACAGATTGTCGTCAAACCAATTTTTGCTCGGTTTTGAGTTGAAGAATCGACAAGCTCGAACTAAACTCAACGTATCCATTTCAATCTCGGTTTCTACATATTTTAGGACCAGCCTGACCCATGCCTAGACCCAACAAAGATTGTAAGAGTGACTCAATaccttagaaagaaaaaaaaaatcaagttagTAGCTATGGATTTTGAAATGCGGCTGATTAAGATCTTATTTATGTATCAAGTACTTATAATGGTATAATGCATATGTTTGAGAtttcaatatatttttttccaatagacaacaaatgaatatatgtgtgtgtttgtgtttgtgtgtgcgcgcgcgcggtCTAGCACATAAAATAATGGATTTGCCATGGTTGTCTAGTTAAAAATATGACACATCATGAAAAATCAAAAAGCATTTAAATGAGCGAAAGTCgatctttcttttgtttgataagattgttttttctttctcattttcaaTGTAATAATTATATACATATTTAGTAGAGAATTATTGCAGTTGCATAAATATACTTGTAAATACCATCTGTTGCACATAATGATATCTTTTGGATCTATCTCTTActcatttatttgtttttattcactATGTTAAGGGCGGACGAGGAGATTACTGATCCAAAAAAGTATCTGGAGGATTCTTGTCAACCTAAATGTGTGAAGCCTTTAATTGAATATCAGGTATGTAATTTTGTATTAATTTCTAAAAGGCCGTCACAAAATCTATCGATTTTCTAGTAAGAAATGTGACCAAAATTTGGTAACAAAAGAAACTTACAACTAGATCAAATTTTCATATATAACAACTAACTTATGTTTAGCCTTTAATTACTTTCTTAATAAAATCATATCAACTAAAAGGTAATGTATTgtattttatctctttcttatATCCATATTCAAGCTTCCTACTCTTCAATTAATGGGTACcataaataaaaatcttctCTAATATAATTTTTCATTGGAACTTTTAATTTAttgtttgatattttttttttttaaataagagtCTTGTGTGCATGCCCTCACCCTTGATTAATAATGAGACCATTTTGCCAAATAAATGTGGGGAGATTTGATGCCTGAACCttagattacaataagcatcgatAAAgtgtcaaaaataaaaataggagCCTCCAACAATAATATGTATAAATATTAGACTCCAAACACACTCTATAGGTGTGGATAATTACATGTGAAGTTATTCCAtagaatgtggagaaaattgctccacatattttgtttttgattttttttttgttaaatttcttttgtttttattttgtttgtgaATTGACTGTTTTGTCattctcaaatatttcagttcaaatgttttttaatattgagggatattttagtaaaaattttctgttttggcacaaactctcttctcttaataatagtatagatatattaaAATACACCAACTACCAAAGACTACACTATTTGTTACTCAATTTACTCTATAATAACGGTGACACACTAAAAAGATGAACCTCAAATGTGCCATAAGATACTTAAAATAGTTTTCCCACTATGACATAATCACATGTATTCATACATGCACCAACAAGTAAAGAGTGCACTATTAGCTACGTAGCTAAATGACATTTGAAATTGATTTGTATCAACATTTTCATATTTGCCTATTTCTATAAAGCAATTGTAACAATTCAATTCAAACAACACATGAGACAAGTAACTGTAGTAATGCAAGCTATTAGACAACACAAGTGTTCACATACAAATGATACCTATTGTTTGATGTCCATTCAAGACAACATATGCATCCAATAACTTGTTATCTTAAATGCAATTCAGCAACATAAAGAATTGGTAAGGTTAGTGTGaagttcattcaagacaacacatGCATCTAGCACTGGTCATCTCAAATGCATTTGAGACAACATATACATCCATAAAATTGTTATCTTAAatgcaattcagacaacagaaaaaaataGTAAGTGTAGTATGAGGTTCATTCAAAACAACACATGCATCCAACACTTGTTATCTTAAATGTATTTTAGACAACATATACATCCAACAAATTGTTATGTTAAATGCAGTTCaaacaataaaaacaaacaattacTATAGTATGCGGTTCATTCAAGCTAACACATGCACCTAGCACTTGTTGTTGGAGATTAATCACAGACAACACACCCATCGAAGCATTGTTGGCCTAGAATAATTTTACTCAACACCAAAGTAATAAACTTTTATTTCAGTCCATACTCTACAACAGACTCCTGTAATTAATAAAATTTGGGTAATTTCAAACAACACATATTTATCTATACGTGTTGTGTAAGTTAGAAGCAGACAACCATAAaagactgtcgtctgattaaagtCAAACAGACGACAAGCTACTAGACAACATTCTCATTTTCATTTAAAGATTAAATGGATTcagatttaggtcgatccaCCATAGATTTGGTCAATCATTTAAAGACCTACCAAAAATGATACTGGTTTTGTTGAACCAACAATGAAAAAACATATTAaaccataaaaataaaataacggCCCATTTAGGGCAACTTCAACAATCAAGTTTTATTTGGGGGTTCTATCCTCATTTTAGCACCCCTTATTACACCATTCATATAGGACTCAACTCTCATCTCCAACCATTAGGTGCTATATGGGTGTattattttcactattcttgattaAATATAGTATATATGAGTATAATGTttatgaatattatattaaaaatatgttaatttaaataaataatgtaaaaatttacatttttatttttatcataatatttaaacATTATTCTTATcatttaataatttttctttcaaattttggtaatttttattattttctagtaatttttaatttttttaataaaactagAATTAATAAGCCTTGAATTAATAGGAGTCATTGATCAAGTTTTTCGATCAAATCTGATCCGTTAGATTGAAAATATATTTGTTGCAtataaaagataaataaaaaataaaaagaggatATCTTGACCATTTATTTTCAAACCGAATCAGTCCTAGCCATCCATTAAATGACTGTTGCAACCCCACAACAGTCATTAACATACAGCTGCTGCACGTGGGTGTCAGGCGGGGCCCTTGTGTCTtgcattttttctctctctagctcaTCTCCAGCGCGTGCTGCATATTGCCCTTGTAGCTGTCAGCACGTCACCAACAAGAACAATGCCTAGTGCGTCAAGTCTGGTGTTGGGTTGACCCAGCCCAATTTGTGGTCCTTCTCTACTGTAGCCCGATCTTAGTTCTAGATAAGTCTCTTTGAGACTTGGGATGAGCCAAAGTCCTATAATTCTGAAACCAAGTTCCCTTAAAATTGGCTATTGGAGATGTGAAGTCTCAAAATGGTCACAAATCTAGTATAGCCCCActattggagttgctcttaggcTCCATGGAATGAGACCAAATCCAATCTATAGCTTAGATAGAAACGGGAACATGATCTTCTTTGCATATTCTTCCTCATAACCATTGCACCTTTAGCATAGATGACCTCCGTCTTTGCCATACCACCACCACAGTCTCTTTAGCCACTCATCCTTATATGTATGACAAACCACCCACCTATCTTTCCCACTGTCATTGCATCATCTCTAGACCACTGAAAAAACCCAAGTCGAATTTATATTCACAACCCTCGCGCAATCTACCTACCACCAGCCACCATTCTAAGATTATTCAATCGCGCCATCCCTTTATTCCATACATTGCCATGTGACAAACCCCCAAATTGCTAATCCATCCTTAAACAtagaaaactaaacaaaatcCGATCGCTGCATCCCTTATCTTCATATGAGAAAACCATAACTAACCCCCATGCTTCAATAAACCAACAATCCCTTGGACAGGGATACACATCCTGCTGCATACGCTGAGGTGGGAGAGGTGGCGGGGTTGAATTTACAAAGAGAAATGGAAACCTATTTTGAAAGTAATGAGTCGAGCGGGTTCAAATGAAGGCGCGGAAAAGTGGATAATTTGATTATTTATATTTAACTAGAGTAAgaaattttttgtatttctCCATTTTTCTATATTCATGGCCAAACAATTTGGCATTTTGATTTACTATGGAAATCAAAATTTTACATTAGAGGAACTTATTTATGGATGGGCATGGGTCAGGCTTTGCCAAAATTTTATGGGCCCGAACCTGGACCAAAACTTTTTGGGCCTGGCCCAAATGATGTGTTTCAACATTTGGTTGCTCCGTTTGTGCTTGGGTTATTCAAAAACTTTGAGATCTTGCATTAACATGATCTAGAAGagactagaagaagaagaagacagaggTGTACCTTAGCTAGATGAAGAATAAAAAATTGAGCACATAAAAGGGATCCTAGCTATCTAGCCTTCTTAATGCaattatatatatgcatgccttTATGCGTGATATGGATTTGGTTCCCTTCAATTAAATGTCATATGAACTGAAAGTAAGAGACCGAGTAGACTAAATGAGGAAGAAAAGAAGGGTGTGCGGCTAGAAAGAGAGGAAAGAGATGAGTaggtagagagagaaagggtgaGAATAATATCATGTATTGGGGTGTACGGTAACCTTTGTAACTTATGCTATGATGGGTAAGGAATTagccaaaagaaaaagtatAAAAAGTAACTAaggggcctagcgggctttctATTACATGAATTTCAAAGGCCTGGGCTTGAACCGTATATACCTCAGCAGTGCTCGAACTCGAACCGTTTCTCACAAATATTAACAAGGCCCGGACTGTACTGATCGGGGTTTTCAgacttttaggtttttttttgtcCCTAAATTATTTACTTGATATAGTAATTTTCACAATCACTTTAATGTATAAATCAAGTTGAATAAGTCATTATTTTCATTATTGAGAAATCTCTAGTGACAACAATTATCAGGCTAGATTTAATAAACTTTTCCAATATTTGCTTAAAAGTGTAGATAAGGTAGTGCGTTATTCTCTTGAGCACTATTTAATTTCTACTCGTTTTCTATCCTATTTTCTTCTTGCTATCACTAAAGTTGTTTTTGAAATGTGGATTTTGTTAAACGCATGCCAAGATGGTCATTATATGTCCTTCTGCTGCCTTCTACTAGACAAATCAAGAAAAGCATACGTCCCTAAAAAGCTAGGGAATTATTAGAAAGTAAACAATCTAactattagaaaaaaaatacccAAGAAGGCAGCCCAAAGGAAAGCCACAACTCCAGCCCAGCAGGCTTGGTTAGACCCAAGCCCAGTTCCAACCTCCACCATGTTGTTGCACGCACAACAGCTAGGCTTCCCGACCTCGTTGTCTTGCCTGCGCCTACTTCACAAGCTTTGTGCCATCAACCCCGTCATCTCCAGGACCTGCACTGCCAGACCTGAAGCCGCGCAGCGGAGGTTGCGCAACCAGGAACTCTGCCTCAACCATCTTCCAGAAACTTAGAGCAGCAACCTCCCAAGCACCTTTCGAGCAATTGCCTCAAGAAAAGACTCCGTCTGGCCGGACACCACATCCTGACTAGGCCATAGGCCTGCCCTGAGAGGGAGCCGCCGGACGAGACATTGAGATTGGAAATGGAAAAACCCTAGGTCTTCcaagtttttttatttgaaaagttGAAATTTTTCTTGAGTTTGCTTTTTGTGTATTAATGCTATGACTAAAGTTGTTTTGATGTTCTATAGTCTCTTTAATGCTTTTTTATCAtcatcctaaaaaaaaaaaaacaaatgcttTTTAATGAGAATTTTAATTTCTAAACATTTTTCTCTATCTACAAGTTATTTTTCAATATTAAGAATAGACAATAGGAAAAATATTTCACATTAGTTTTGAATAGACATAGTTTGTGAATTCAACTATTTTAGTATTAGTATTTGCATTTCCACATACACAAAAACACAATATTTCACATTAGTTTTGAATAGACATAGTTTGTGAATTCAACTATTTCATTTTTTGTAGGCATGTGTCAAGAGGATTGAAGGTGATGATAGTGGTTACAAGCATTGTACTGGCCAGTACTTTGACTACATATCTTGtgttgacaaatgtgtaagttATCATTTTATTAGAGCTGTGTAAGGTATCATTTTATTAGagctaaaatcattttaccTCTCCAATTTACACATAAAAATATTTGTGCCCAGACTTATAATTTGATCACATGTCTTGTACtctccaatttaatcaatcataGCCAAGTATTATCTAGTTGTTCAACTTTTTCATgatttattaatataataaatccACTCAAAATAGTTTTTTGGGCCTCAGGACTTGGGACATGTAAAAAATACACCTTGTACATGATCAAGCTAAAAATTAGCCTAAGTGGACTAGCCATATTATCAATTCTAGGAGAATTTGATGTAGTagtttattgatgattataaTGGAGTACGATCAAATTGGAGATGTCAAGGGAGTATGATCAAATTAGAAATATTAAGGGAGTATGATCAAATTAGGAGTTCGATGCATAAATATTTTAAGTGTAAAATTCAGAATGTAAAATGAATTTATCCCTTAAGAACGAAATTCTTTTGTTCTGATTCATTTGTTGATCATGTTCTCATGTAATGTAGGTCGCGCCAAAGTTATTTGGAAAGCTCAAGTAACAATTGAAATTTGAGGATCTTCGTTGTTATTCTTTTACCATTTTGAACCTATGGTTTGATGTTGGTCGTGTTTTGTTTTAGCATCATTGTTAAAAGTTGTTAACTTAGAGTAATAAAATAATTCTTAATTTCATGTTGACATGCATGTTGTTTTTTTCTGTAATATCTACTCAAATAATGATTCAAAAATGCAATACTACACCACTTTGTTGTTTTAGTACATGAGAATGCAACTCTAACGTAACTAAATAAATTTTGGCAAAAGCAAAACTTAACTCCTCTACATCCCAAAGATAGTGACCAACAACATAACTGTTTTCATGTTCTTGAGACTTGTGGATCAAATCACAGACGACAATTAGGGAATGCAAAAATATGATAAACCAATCAAAACTAACCTCGTCCTAACATAAAGACATTGTTCCCAAAGACgcacaattgtggtactcacaatGCCCTAGTAGTGAGACTCATTAAGAGTATAACAATAAACAATATACCTGACAC
This portion of the Rosa chinensis cultivar Old Blush chromosome 1, RchiOBHm-V2, whole genome shotgun sequence genome encodes:
- the LOC112200920 gene encoding cytochrome b-c1 complex subunit 6-1, mitochondrial-like: MADEEITDPKKYLEDSCQPKCVKPLIEYQACVKRIEGDDSGYKHCTGQYFDYISCVDKCVAPKLFGKLK